The genomic DNA GATCCGGCAGATCAGGAGATAGCGACCGGGCAATCACCCAGGCCCGCGGACCGTACAACACCAGCTGCGCCCATTCGCCGGTCACGTCGCGGATCTGCATCCGGTCACGAAAAAACACGTTACGCTGCAAATAGGCCGTCACCCGTGCCCCGCGCCCCGGGCCGGTGCGAACCAGCGTGCGCTCCTCATCCAGGTTATGTAGCACCAGCCGATCGATGATCCGCCCGATCGGCGTCGTCAGGACAGTTGCCCGTCCTGTCCCCGGTGGTAAATCAGCAACGGCGTTGGTGGAGATGCGGTTGAGAATCGCCAGCCGATCGCGATCGGTCAGTTCCAGACGGCCTTCATCCCGCCGGTCGACCAGGACCGCTGATTCCTGCGCCGCCCGGTACTCCGCGGCCAGATCACCGAAGTGCAACGGCGGCAAGGCTCCATCGCTGAACTCCGCTCCCTGGGCCGCCTGCAACGACTGCAAAGTATCCACCACGTTCCCTCCTGCGAATAGCAGGTCGCTGCCTCGCTCTCAGGCCCGGTTAGTCCAGGTCGCGGCGTACCGTGAAGCTCACCCGCTCGCTGAGGACGCTATTGCCGGCAGCGTCAAAGGCTTCTGCCCACACACTATGCGATCCCAATGCGTCCAACACAAAGGAAGCCCTGAAGGGCGCTTCGCTGGCCGTGGCGATTGGTTCGCCATCGAAGTAGTAGACCACCTGCGTCACGCCCACGTTATCGGCATAGGCGACTCCCAGTTCCAGCACCGGATTCAGTCCTGAAACGCGGATTTCCGCCCCACCCTCCGGCACAGTTATGCTGACCTGCGGGGGCGTGTTGTCTACCGTTACCTGGATGATACTCTCCTGCACGGCCTGATCCGCCGCTACCACCGTCAGCCGCAGGCTGTACAGCCCCTCCAGGCCAGTCGTATCCCACTGACCGAGCAGCGCACCGCGCGCCGGGATGTAAACCCGTTCACCGATCTGCGTCCAATCGGTCGGGTTCAGCCCTGCGCCATAAGCAAGCTGGTAATATTCAAAGTTGGGCAGTGTGGCATTGCCACGCACCTCCACCACCCCGCGTACATAAGCCAGCGGATCCGGCTCCAGGATGGCCACTGGCCCCAGGATCGGCGGCAGGCCCACCACGTCATACTCCTCCGGCGGCCCCTGAATACCCTGTGCCGCGGCCCAGGCCTGCGCCTCTGGCGGATAGGTAAAGTACACCCGTTGCTCCACCAGATCGCGCGGCGTGCTGGCGGTAGCCCGGCGACCATTCTGGCGGTTAACCTCCACCATCTGGTAATACGTATCCTGGCGCACTGGCTGGGTTCCCTGAGCGAAGACCTCCGTTACTACAGGGCAATACCGGGTGGGCAGGAGACCGCTGATGGCGCAGACCTGTTGCTCCACAATGGTCGCTGGCCGCGGCCAATCCACCACCGGCAGGCCATCGCGCTCGACGGTATAGCGCAGAATCGCGTACCAGAGCGACGCCGGGCCGTTGCCTGCATCCAGTCCCACCGTCGGGCTGCGGTCAACATTGCCCAGCCACACCCCCACGCTACGCTGCGGCGTATAACCGACCGCCCACAGGTCGCGTCCGTCCGCTGCCAGCCCGGCGTAAACGCCCGCCGGCCGGCCAATATCATACACGTTGGACGCGCCAAACACGCGCGCCCGCAACCCGCGATCGCTAAGCATATGATTCATCAGGTAGGCCAGGGCTGGATCAAGGGTATCGCGGTGTTGCGGCTCATAGCTCCACAGCACCGCTCCCTGTGCATCAGTGATCTGCAGCACCATCACCGGATCCAGCGCCCGGAAACCGGGCGCTTCCAGCTCAACCGGGACGCGCGTTCCGACCATGTGGCCGCCATTGGCCAGCACGCTGAAGCTATACGTCAGGTCAAGCAACGTGGCCTCGCCGCCAGTGACAGCCAGCGATGAGTCATAGCTGGATGGGCTGTCCCGCAGGGTAGTCAGGCCCATGCTATGCGCCGTCCGTACGACATTCGGTGCGCCGACCAGGTTCATCACCTGCGCCGCAGGCGGGGTGGCATCGCGGATCAGCGCCTCGCGCAGGCTGATCGGCCCGGCATGGATGCCATTGCGGTTAGCTACCTCCAGAGGGGCCGACGCCTCGCCGATCGTCAGGGGCACATCCAGGGTCATGGTCGCCGCTGTGTAGCCCTGCGAGAGCGCCGTCAGATAGATGTACGGGCGTAACATGCTGCCCGCTTCATAGGCGCGGGCGGCGGAGTCCAGCGCCCCACCCAGGCCCTCATTCCAGTAATCCACGCTGCCCACGTAGGCCAGCACTTCGCCAGTAGCCGAATCGATCACTACCGCCGCGCCGTTTGTCACCCCGTGAGCCAGCCCGATGTCTTCCGGGCGCATTGGCGGCAGATAGGCGGCAGCAACACAGGGATCGCCGATCGCGGTCGCATACACAAACGCCGGGTCCACGCCGCTCAGCCGGGTGATATGGGTCCGCAGAGCGCACTCCACCTGATACTGCAGTTCCAGATCAAGTGTGGTGGTGATCCGCAGGCCGCCTTCCGCGACCAACCGCGCTCCATCGTAACCGGCGTCCCGGAGAATCAACTCGGCCTGGCGGCGGGCCGCCAGCGCGTAGTGCGGGGCGACCACATCCGTCGGGGCCAGCGGGCGACTCACCTCCAGGCGGATGGCCGCCGCCTGAGCCTGATCAGGACCAATGAAAGCGTAGGCCGCCATCGAATCCAGCACCAGTTTCTGCCGTTCGAACGCAGCATCCGGCTGGTCAAACGGGTTGGCCAGCGGCTGCGCCGGGATGCCTGCCAGGAGCGCCGCCTCGCTCAGGGTCAACCCGGTGGCGCTTTTGCCCAGGTACAGGCGCGCAGCGGCGTCGATCCCGTACGCGCCATTGCCGTACAGGGCTGTGTTCAGGTACCAGGTCAGCAGTTCCTGGCGAGAATAGCGCCGCCGCAATTCCATGATCAGAATCGTATCTGTATAGGCGCGGTCAGGATGGCTGGCCGGCAACTCCGACAGAGGCATGATTACCTGCTGCGTCAGATATTCCAGGATCGGATCGTGCAGGCTCATCTGCCCGAAGATCAGAGCATCCCACAGGGCATTCACCAGAGCCGGAAGGGTGAAGCCGGGACGCTCAAAAAAGCGACCATCCTCGATGGCCACCGTCGCCTGCCAGACGGCCGGCGGCAATTCCGGCAGCGACAACCAGGCGCTTTCGCCAGCCGGACGATCAGCGATCTGGTAGAGGATACGTTTCCCTTCCCTATCCAGAAGCAGCGAGGGCTGGCCGCCCACAGCCAACCGGGGAGCGCCCGGCTGATCAGGAACGGCCCTGGCGACACTCAGGTAGAGATTAAGACCAGCCGCCCCGGCCACAATGATTACCAGCCCGATCAGCCCCACCACAAGCACCAGAACAGCAGCGCCGCCCAGCACAGGCGCGCCCGGCCCGCTGCGCTGGCGGCGTTGACGACGGCGGTGGATGATCTGCGCGACAGAATGCACACCTGCCTCCCCTGCGCTCAGGCCAGATGGATTACCGGGCCAGGCGCTATCTCTGCTGCAATCGGTCCCTCACGCCCGACCTGCATCGCGTCAGCGGCCAGCCCTCCGGATCACTCCCCGGCGGGCCTGTCAGGACGCGGATACAACCCATTCTGCGCGGCCCTGGCCGGGAGACTCAGATGATCTCCCGGAAAATATCCTGCAGTCAGTGGCTTCCAGATGACTCTGGCCGTGATGGCTGGCTACTCGTCGGCCAGCGGGACCTTCAGGTACCACGCCAGCACGCGCGCTGCCGCACGCGCCAGCGACGGCCCCGCCTGCTCATCCGCCTGACGGCGTAGCGCCGCCAGCGACGGCATCACCGCCGGATCGGGCGGCAGCGGGGCTTCCCGGATTTCCTGGAAGATCGGCACATCGCCGTTCTCCAGCATCAGGGTAACCGTACGCTGATAGGCCAGGTGCCCGCGTCGGCGGGTGGCCGCCCCGCGCAATTGCACCCCGTGCACGCTGGCCAGGGAAGCGCGCTGGCGTCCATCAAACGCTTCCGGAGGAGCAAACGTAATCAGCCGTTCAGCCCGATCAAAGACAATCCGGCGCTCAAATTGCTGGTTCAGCCGGGCAAGCAGCACCACACCCAGCAGGCCAACCATGGTCAGGGCTACCCCGGCTATCACCAGGCCAAGCAGCGGATTGATCCCGGTAGAACCGCCGCGCAACAGCCAGATCACCCCCGCAAAAAAGGCTACCGTCAGCAGCCCCAGAAACGTGATCGCCGCTGAGGCGCGACCTGACTGAACGGGGATGGTCAACTGCAACCGATCCTGCCGATCACGCGTGAGTAGTGCCCCACCGCCCAGGCGCAGTGGCAGGCGGATATCTGCTGCGCTGTCCACCGTATAGACCGGCGGCGCAACCGGCGGAGTGATCACAGTCGCCGTCGCTGCGGCGGAAGAAGACGCGGGCGGCATCTCCGGCGCTATCACCACCGGAGCGACCGGCGCCGGAGTGACCGGCGTCGCCGGAGAAGGCCGAGGGCTGGCTGCTTCCTCTGGCAGGGAAGGCGGAGCGCTCACCGGCCGGGAGGCTGCCGCCGGGGCGGTTACTGCCTGACCGCCGACCGGACTCACCCGCACAATCGCTGGCGGCTCCGGCTCTTCCGCCAGGAGCGGGCAGCCGGTCAGATCGGCCAGGGCGCGCGCCACATCATCGGCGGTGATCAGCATCCGCGAGTCTTCCCAGCGCACCAGACGCCGCCATGGCCCGCCGGGAGCCAGCGTGATTCCCACCGCCCAGCCGCCATCCCAGTGCACCTGTACCGCTTCCAGCCCATCGGCGCTGATGTGATCGCCCGGCGGCAGGTCTCGCCAGCGCCCGAACAGCGGATGATAATAGATCACCCCGGCGCGCACTTCGAGCACCGGGCGGCCGTCCGGCCCGTGCAACCGCCAGGTGCCCGGCCCGTAGTAAACGGTAAGCTGCTCATCAGCAGCAACGGCGCGGATGGTCATGCCGTGCCTTCCTGCTCAGCGTTCTCCCAAGTTCTATCCACCTGGATCAGCAATAACTATAGCACACCTGCGCCTCACAGAACCGCCCGAAGGTAGTGTATGTACCGAAGTCGGTTGGAATAGAAAAGACGCGAATCCGAAGTAAGGTTTTGATGCCAATCAACAAACGCACCAAGGATCGCGTCATGATAAGCATAGGAAAATCGAGCAGAGAATACAATACCTTTCAGGGTTTTACAGAAGGAGTTAGCCACTGTGGTGTGACGCGGCGTATCAATGCCCCATTGGAAGCCACTGTGGAGATGGGGGTTGCATCGGGGGTTACCATGAACGCCGGGTGAAAGTCAGACAGCGGCAAGGCTAAGCGCAAGGTCAACGATGTGCGACACGTCATGCGCGGCAGCTTTCGCGCAATGGCCATCGCCGCCGCCAAATGGTCACGGGGTTTGGAGTGCGGTAACCCCATCACCTGATTTGAATTTCAACCGACAAGAATACACTCCCGGATTTCAGGGAGTGTCTAAAGGTAAAGATATGGGTAAAATGGGGGTATGAGCCAATGTCCATACTGTCACCGAACCGAACAGCAGGTCAAAGCGGGTCTGAATGCCTCAGGCAGCCAGCGCTATCTGTGTAAGGCGTGCCGCCGCAAGTACACGCCCCAGCCGAATGACATCGGGTATCCAGCTGAAATACGGCGCCAGGCGCTGGAGATGTATGTTGATGGGCTGAACTTTCGGCGTATTGCGCGCCTGCTAAAAGTCAACCATCAAACGGTCGCCAACTGGGTCAAAGCCCACGCTGATCAATTGCCCGATCCGCCGCCGGCTCCTGCCGAGCCCATTGAGGTGGAAGAACTCGATGAGTTGTTCACCTTCGTTGAGCGTAAAAAAACGTCGTCTACGTGATCACCCAGGTCGACCGAGCCAGTCGCTGCATTGTCGGCTGGGATGTGGTCTGGGAAAGGAGCACAGAGGCGCTGCAAGCCATGCTCGACCGTAATCCTCAGGCCCGGCGGTATTTTCGGACGACTTCTCAACCTATCACACACTGGTGTACTATCCCGGTCGTCATCAGGCCCTGACCGACAAGAGCCAGACCTATTCCGTTGAAGCGGACAATGCTGAACTCCGTCACTATCTGGCGCGGCTGGCGCGTAAGTCGCGTTGCTTTTCTCGGTGCATTCACGCCCTCTGGCGTTCTATCAAGTTGTTTGTGTTTGCCTGGAACCGCCGCCAGTTATTCAAACGCCAGTTCCCGGCTTACCCGGCTCACCTGAAAGATTTCGTGTATCCTTGAAATTAGACACTCCCGGATTTCAATATCACTTGACAGCAAAATCGCATTCGTGCTAGCATTGGAATGCATTCCAATATCTTTTTTTGACCTGGGCTGGAATCGTTTCCATGTCATCTGTCAGGTCAGCCAAGAGCACAATCCGTGATATTGCGACCCATGCTGGTGTAGGCGCGGGCACGGTATCGCGCGTCCTCAACAATCACCCTCATGTCAGCGATTCCACTCGCGCCAAAGTGCTCAAGGCGATCGAAGAACTGAACTATCGCCCCAGCTTTTCGGCCCGCCAGATGCGTACTGGCAAATCCCAGGTGATCGGCTTCATCACCGATGAGATCGCTTCTACACAGTTTGCCGTCAACATCATCAAGGGTGCTCAGGCGGTCGCTTGGGACTACGGAAAACTGGTGCTAGTTGTCAACAGCGACGGCAACCAAGCGATCGAGTATGAGGCTATCGAGATGATGCTGGAGCGAGGGGTCGATGGCATCATCTATGCTTCGATGTTCCATCGTCAGGCTCAGTTACCCGACGCGATCCACGAAGTTCCTGCAGTCCT from Anaerolineae bacterium includes the following:
- a CDS encoding IS1 family transposase, whose product is MSQCPYCHRTEQQVKAGLNASGSQRYLCKACRRKYTPQPNDIGYPAEIRRQALEMYVDGLNFRRIARLLKVNHQTVANWVKAHADQLPDPPPAPAEPIEVEELDELFTFVERKKTSST
- a CDS encoding penicillin-binding protein, producing MHSVAQIIHRRRQRRQRSGPGAPVLGGAAVLVLVVGLIGLVIIVAGAAGLNLYLSVARAVPDQPGAPRLAVGGQPSLLLDREGKRILYQIADRPAGESAWLSLPELPPAVWQATVAIEDGRFFERPGFTLPALVNALWDALIFGQMSLHDPILEYLTQQVIMPLSELPASHPDRAYTDTILIMELRRRYSRQELLTWYLNTALYGNGAYGIDAAARLYLGKSATGLTLSEAALLAGIPAQPLANPFDQPDAAFERQKLVLDSMAAYAFIGPDQAQAAAIRLEVSRPLAPTDVVAPHYALAARRQAELILRDAGYDGARLVAEGGLRITTTLDLELQYQVECALRTHITRLSGVDPAFVYATAIGDPCVAAAYLPPMRPEDIGLAHGVTNGAAVVIDSATGEVLAYVGSVDYWNEGLGGALDSAARAYEAGSMLRPYIYLTALSQGYTAATMTLDVPLTIGEASAPLEVANRNGIHAGPISLREALIRDATPPAAQVMNLVGAPNVVRTAHSMGLTTLRDSPSSYDSSLAVTGGEATLLDLTYSFSVLANGGHMVGTRVPVELEAPGFRALDPVMVLQITDAQGAVLWSYEPQHRDTLDPALAYLMNHMLSDRGLRARVFGASNVYDIGRPAGVYAGLAADGRDLWAVGYTPQRSVGVWLGNVDRSPTVGLDAGNGPASLWYAILRYTVERDGLPVVDWPRPATIVEQQVCAISGLLPTRYCPVVTEVFAQGTQPVRQDTYYQMVEVNRQNGRRATASTPRDLVEQRVYFTYPPEAQAWAAAQGIQGPPEEYDVVGLPPILGPVAILEPDPLAYVRGVVEVRGNATLPNFEYYQLAYGAGLNPTDWTQIGERVYIPARGALLGQWDTTGLEGLYSLRLTVVAADQAVQESIIQVTVDNTPPQVSITVPEGGAEIRVSGLNPVLELGVAYADNVGVTQVVYYFDGEPIATASEAPFRASFVLDALGSHSVWAEAFDAAGNSVLSERVSFTVRRDLD
- a CDS encoding IS1 family transposase; the encoded protein is MYYPGRHQALTDKSQTYSVEADNAELRHYLARLARKSRCFSRCIHALWRSIKLFVFAWNRRQLFKRQFPAYPAHLKDFVYP